The following are from one region of the Oscarella lobularis chromosome 3, ooOscLobu1.1, whole genome shotgun sequence genome:
- the LOC136184284 gene encoding Fanconi anemia group J protein-like isoform X2, whose protein sequence is MMAKIIQSIEKRQNSLLESPTGSGKSLALLCSVLAWQAAEKEKAMKAATVELSAPEGNCTCQKMAPPHSAVSLSHPPSAAPAMSPMLLVPVQFNPAVASSTPSPALSQSPDSIGAIVADTTKCKITEKPIVHQKIQYEEDASDFTQRSRAIFVPVQGIIPPKGGIQFSSQQQQNGASPAVLPAAQPLSIPQALHPSPSSPPLQSKCDYCVSLMEYQDQLIRNSRQKKKIRYPKIYFGTRTHKQIAQIVRELRKTAYNDVKMCILGSREHTCIHPAVSRSRQKNDDCRRLTQSNSCNYMKNLRIRTFQDMEDNGFDSIWDIEELVSFGKEKKMCPYFISRNLLDQADIIFCPYNYLIDPKIRFQMKLHLEEQIVILDEAHNIEDTSRDAASGVFTDEQLRDVLQDLNQMTTAEILKESHEHMKLMCDPFLQWIQSNQGRLVQHSFVNYYKTIDGNEMLAYLKSKGIVPSSLSVFGSHFEKVASHSLEPQRQATLTMKTATITILESLFLLLGFLMDHDARYAQDYRIAAGRTLLHGDDENSGRRSFGSRRSGGGGDRYTVHSVNFWCLNPAVVFSYMSSLCRCIVLSSGTLSPMDTFASELGTPFPISLEANHVIKKSQVWVGTVALGPNQVALDGRFQTSETYRYQDEVGQIVLSVCKAVPHGVLCFVPSYSHIEKFVSRWGDTGVLSEMGRAKNMFKEPRGGPKADFDDILHTFYDTIRESEKGALLFAVCRGKVSEGLDFADNNARAVITVGIPYPNWKDVQVQEKRSYNDKHSAKRGLLSGSQWYEIQAFRALNQALGRCLRHKQDWGALVMIDERFRKNPRYVNSLSKWIRQYVHHFELFNDALTSLVEFSKDRVANALPSDTSFNSSTLVKSESTLPIDKSSPVCETKTDAIARLKSEDLASPSTLFSQLTMNERTMAESTEPLFQSSPQLDDHSYVRVISARKREQLSSSQVDEEEEEEDCARKRAAIARPVEEEKKESIAHEKSALVCRKCGACIAKDDCAELDKDASSFWSVFQNYSDGLWVSNGDCFSEHCVRYPANQSGFPFPTFVTGECNGVTFVLLCCRNCVNNGSGSAACAPVGVKVVASEQGNFGGKVLFFANVVQKLYIK, encoded by the exons ATGATGGCAAAA ATTATACAAAGCATCGAGAAGAGACAGAACTCGCTACTTGAGAGCCCAACAGGCAGCGGAAAGAGCCTCGCTTTGCTTTGTTCGGTGCTGGCGTGGCAAGCAGCGGAGAAAG AGAAAGCGATGAAAGCAGCTACTGTTGAATTGAGTGCGCCTGAAGGAAATTGCACTTGTCAGAAAATGGCTCCTCCGCATTCTGCCGTTTCTCTATCTCATCCGCCTTCTGCTGCACCTGCCATGTCTCCCATGTTGTTAGTTCCAGTTCAGTTTAATCCGGCTGTTGCTTCTAGTACACCTTCACCTGCCTTGAGCCAAAGCCCGGACTCAATTGGAGCAATAGTGGCGGATACGACGAAATGCAAGATTACGGAGAAG CCAATTGTTCACCAGAAAATTCAAtacgaagaagacgccaGCGATTTTACTCAAAGATCACGCGCCATTTTTGTCCCAGTGCAAGGCATTATCCCTCCTAAAGGGGGAATTCAGTTTAGCAGTCAGCAGCAACAGAACGGTGCCTCTCCTGCTGTTCTTCCCGCCGCTCAGCCGTTGTCCATACCACAGGCTCTGcatccttctccttcttctcctcctctacAATCTAAATGTGACTACTGCGTATCACTAATGGAGTATCAAGATCAACTTATACGGAATAGtaggcagaagaagaaaatcag GTATCCTAAAATTTACTTTGGAACCCGTACTCACAAGCAGATAGCGCAAATAGTTCGCGAACTTCGAAAAACGGCCTATAACGACGTCAA GATGTGCATACTTGGCAGTCGCGAGCATACGTGCATTCATCCGGCAGTTTCGCGCAGCagacagaaaaacgacgattgcAGAAGACTAACTCAG AGTAACTCGTGCAACTACATGAAGAATCTTCGAATAAGAACTTTTCAAGACATGGAAGACAACGGTTTCGATTCGATATGGGATATAGAGGAATTGGTCTCGTtcggaaaggaaaaaaag ATGTGTCCTTACTTTATCTCGAGAAATCTTTTGGATCAAGCTGACATCATCTTCTGTCCTTACAATTACTTGATTGATCCGAAAATTCGATTTCAG atgaaaCTGCATTTGGAAGAGCAAATTGTCATTCTCGACGAGGCTCACAACATCGAGGACACATCTCGCGACGCTGCAAGCGGCGTTTTCACTGACGAGCAACTGCGGGACGTCCTTCAGGACTTAAACCAAATGA CTACGGCGgaaattttgaaagagaGTCATGAACACATGAAACTCATG TGTGATCCGTTTCTTCAATGGATTCAATCGAATCAAGGCAGACTAGTCCAGCACAGCTTCGTTAACTACTACAAGACGATCGATGGGAATGAGATGCTGGCCTATCTAAAAAGCAAAGGGATCGTTCCTTCAAGTCTCTCCGTATTTGGG AGCCACTTTGAAAAAGTAGCATCTCATTCTTTGGAGCCTCAAAG ACAGGCCACATTGACAATGAAGACTGCTACTATAACGATCCTGgagtctctttttctcctccttgGCTTCCTAATGGATCACGACGCTCGATACGCTCAAGACTATCG CATTGCAGCGGGAAGAACGCTGTTgcatggcgacgacgagaattccGGG cGAAGATCGTTTggaagtcgacgaa gcggcggcggcggcgatcgatACACTGTACATTCGGTCAATTTTTGGTGTTTAAACCCGGCTGTG GTATTCTCCTATATGAGCTCCCTCTGTCGTTGCATCGTCTTGTCGTCGGGCACTCTATCTCCTATGGATACGTTCGCTTCAGAGCTCGGCACACCGTTTCCTATCAGCCTCGAAGCCAATCACGTCATAAAGAAGTCCCAGGTGTGGGTCGGAACGGTGGCGTTAGGGCCAAATCAAGTGGCTCTAGACGGTCGTTTTCAAACCTCCGAG acTTATCGCTATCAGGATGAAGTAGGGCAAATTGTTCTCTCCGTTTGCAAG GCAGTTCCTCACGGCGTGCTCTGTTTTGTTCCCTCTTACTCGCATATAGAAAAATTCGTCTCTCGTTGGGGG GACACTGGGGTACTTTCAGAAATGGGGCGTGCAAAAAACATGTTCAAGGAGCCAAGAGGAGGTCCCAAAGCTG ATTTTGATGACATTTTGCACACCTTCTACGATACGATAAGGGAAAGCG AAAAAGGAGCGCTGCTTTTTGCAGTGTGTCGAGGAAAAGTCAGCGAGGGCCTCGATTTCGCTGACAACAATGCTCGAGCTGTGATAACG gTTGGTATACCCTATCCCAACTGGAAAGACGTTCAG GTTCAAGAGAAACGATCATACAACGATAAGCACAGCGCAAAACGAGGTCTACTGAGCGGAAGCCAGTGGTACGAAATCCAGGCGTTCCGCGCTCTTAATCAGGCATTGGGCCGATGCTTGAGACACAA GCAAGACTGGGGTGCTTTGGTTATGATTGACGAACGCTTTCGCAAGAATCCGAGATATGTTAATA GTTTATCCAAGTGGATACGTCAGTACGTGCATCATTTCGAACTCTTCAACGACGCCctgacgtcgctcgtcgaattctcCAAGGATCGCGTTGCCAATGCTCTTCCATCGGACACCAGCTTCAACAGCTCGACGCTGGTCAAGTCCGAATCGACGTTGCCAATTGATAAGTCGTCGCCAGTGTgcgaaacgaagacggaTGCGATTGCGCGTCTCAAATCAGAAGATCTCGCCTCGCCGTCCACGCTTTTTTCCCAGCTAACGATGAACGAGAGGACGATGGCGGAATCGACGGAGCCCCTCTTTCAGTCGTCGCCTCAGTTAGACGATCATTCGTACGTGAGGGTAATTTCGGCGAGGAAACGCGAACAGCTGTCGTCATCTCAAgttgacgaagaggaagaggaagaggactGTGCTCGAAAAAGAGCGGCTATTGCACGTCctgtcgaagaagagaagaaggaatcGATTGCGCACGAGAAGTCGGCTTTGGTGTGCCGAAAATGCGGGGCATGCATCGCCAAGG ATGACTGCGCTGAATTGGATAAGGATGCGAGTTCGTTCTGGAGTGTCTTCCAGAACTATTCCGACGGCTTGTGGGTTTCGAATGGGGATTGTTTCAGCGAGCATTGTGTTAGGTATCCCGCTAATCAATCGGGCTTTCCTTTTCCTA CCTTTGTGACCGGTGAGTGCAATGGCGTGACGTTTGTCCTGCTTTGCTGCCGCAATTGTGTAAACAACGGGTCAGGGTCAGCTGCTTGTGCACCTGTTGGTGTGAAAGTAGTGGCAAGTGAGCAAGGAAATTTCGGTGGAAAG GTCTTGTTCTTTGCAAATGTAGTGCAGAAACTATATATCAAGTAA
- the LOC136184200 gene encoding uncharacterized protein, whose product MRIDHLKLFGLGFGLIVLLILTVTPVYVYYFAPITSSETTTGNSTSCQPESVQVVSTRTLNRSVCSSVFSHWSADEFANENSERNVSVSGCGNFLKAEKDLDRLIRLATTYQPRSLDRAKLLSLLCHYAFKDCSESSNDENICLEFLKFQSEITEIRRLMPISCLTIPRCANNLISPNESRTSNKTTCPKPLIPTHSKYAREHGFYCSPPCDQSNWKNRLGVEILNAAMYGSAPIQFIGVVVLFVTWAKAKESFSYQPIIGLFITASLAVFDVAVAIPIILGKNRSYCKYESLIDSWVDPTTICHVQGIFGQFGYLSLILWWVSFVSNTAWTVWKSERFTPKSQKKLFFVQLALSLILPGGQVAFAFISGLKYAKSTPYSFLCSPKSAFWDFYTFALPAEIAIFCGTLMSIFVMVKLHQSAQSLQGISGKKHNETIEAHALVRKRFFLLSLLIPLTFASNMATSVIYDKTSYTKYFKCLDAASNQTAVNRCLSEYVLDPGWIAGLINWILGDLTVIALVACCLIPKSARTFWLQLWRKCKKGQLTRRRCDDTIERSSEVSRLFPSSSASSLYSVTESA is encoded by the exons ATGCGGATCGATCACCTGAAACTGTTTGGCCTCGGATTTGGCCTCATCGTTTTGCTTATACTCACCGTTACGCCCGTCTACGTTTATTATTTCGCACCGATAACTTCTTCG GAAACTACTACTGGTAATTCAACGTCCTGTCAACCGGAATCGGTTCAAGTCGTTTCCACACGCACATTGAACCGATCTGTGTGCAGTTCGGTGTTTTCCCATTGGAGTGCAGACGAATTTGCAAATGAAAATAGCGAAAGAAATGTCTCGGTGTCAGGCTGCGGGAACTTTTTGAAGGCGGAGAAAGATTTGGATAGACTCATACGCTTAGCTACGACGTATCAACCTCGGTCCCTGGATAGGGCTAAACTTTTGTCGCTCCTTTGCCATTACGCTTTCAAAGACTGCAGCGAATcgtcaaacgacgagaaTATCTGCTtggaatttttaaaattccAAAGTGAGATAACTGAAATTCGTCGTTTGATGCCCATATCCTGCCTAACGATTCCCCGGTGTGCAAATAATCTGATCAGTCCCAATGAGTCAAGGACCTCAAATAAAACAACTTGTCCCAAGCCTCTAATACCGACACACAGCAAGTACGCTCGAGAGCACGGTTTCTACTGCTCTCCCCCATGTGATCAGTCTAACTGGAAAAACCGACTGGGAGTTGAAATTCTCAACGCTGCGATGTACGGCTCTGCACCCATTCAATTTATTGGCGTTGTGGTTTTGTTTGTTACATGGgcaaaagcgaaagaatC gtTCAGCTATCAACCCATAATCGGTTTATTTATAACCGCATCATTAGCTGTATTCG ACGTTGCTGTGGCAATTCCGATTATATTGGGCAAAAATCGAAGTTACTGTAAATACGAGAGTTTGATTGATTCGTGGGTTGATCCGACTACAATTTGCCACGTCCAAG gaataTTTGGCCAATTTGGTTATCTCTCTTTGATACTCTGGTGGGTCAGTTTTGTCTCCAATACAGCTTGGACAGTCTGGAAATCTGAAAGGTTCACTCCAAAGagtcaaaagaaattgtTCTTCGTTCAGTTAGCCCTATCATTAATTCTTCCTGGAGGACaagtcgctttcgctttcataAGTGGTCTAAAGTACGCGAAATCAACGCCCTACTCGTTCCTTTGTAGCCCTAAGTCGGCCTTTTGGGATTTCTACACCTTCGCTCTGCCAGCCGAGATTGCCATTTTTTGTGGCACACTTATGTCCATATTCGTTATGGTAAAACTGCATCAG AGTGCACAAAGTCTTCAAGGGATATCCGGTAAAAAACACAACGAAACTATTGAAGCCCACGCTTTGGTTCGGAAGCGGTTCTTTCTACTGTCTCTTCTAATTCCCCTAACTTTCGCCTCGAATATGGCAACAAGTGTCATTTACGACAAGACGTCTTACACAAAATATTTCAAGTGCCTAGACGCCGCTAGCAATCAAACAGCAGTCAATCGTTGTTTATCTGAGTATGTACTAGACCCTGGTTGGATTGCTGGCCTAATCAATTGGATCCTTGGCGATCTAACTGTGATAGCCTTAGTGGCTTGCTGCCTCATTCCTAAGTCAGCGAGGACCTTCTGGTTACAATTATGGAGAAAATGTAAAAAGGGACAGCTAACAAGGCGACGTTGCGATGACACGATAGAACGTTCAAGTGAAGTTAGTCGTCTATTTCCATCTTCTTCTGCGTCTTCGCTGTATTCAGTGACTGAAAGCGCCTAG
- the LOC136184281 gene encoding thrombospondin-type laminin G domain and EAR repeat-containing protein-like — protein MLFDITKAFCFLVVFVRVTSSLSVSQRNEDSSLLLQFEKVKSQLAALEKKVNIHCDSNGVGGVFVNFTSVSAGSFHVLPFSIDGDDYLYLPGKRSMVYRIRESHLRGENPLLTPHQHIRLPSDSSGAFRNADFVQVGQRRFLATTHTRGCQIHEWRGSRFVLHQKISFSDSGRVSPKYVQIGSYSFLVFPFYSKTEEAAVYYWNKDEDRFVVFSRLPVKGGQNVEHIVVGNRHCLGFPLRSWDPETFGLSSKIFCWSGSHFVHHQTLPDGNKRAFSMISYAVGSLTYLVVAYHYDRLLKSHTKAYSDIYVWDSSQQKFTLIRSFPTPVATELDAFKIGNQQYLTVANLGTDNTNPVASTIYRVEGPELTVHQEIQAIRIYEMKSFSHRDKTFLAISTEDESHPTSIYRWQSP, from the exons ATGCTCTTTGACATCACCAAAGCCTTttgttttctcgtcgtctttgttagagtgACAT CGTCTCTTTCTGTCTCACAGCGGAATGAAGATTCTTCATTGCTCCTTCAATTTGAG AAAGTGAAGTCACAATTAGCAGCTTTGGAAAAAAAG GTCAACATCCATTGTGATAGCAATGGCGTAGGAG GTGTGTTTGTCAACTTTACCTCAGTTTCAGCCGGAAGCTTTCATGTTTTGCCGTTTTCAATTGATGGAGATGACTACTTGTACCTACCTGGTAAACGCTCAATGGTTTACCGAATTCGAGAATCTCATTTGAGAGGGGAAAACCCCTTGCTGACTCCCCACCAGCACATCCGTTTGCCTAGTGACTCGTCAGGAGCATTCAGAAATGCTGACTTTGTGCAAGTTGGACAAAGACGCTTTCTTGCAACTACGCACACTCGCGGCTGTCAAATTCACGAATGGCGTGGGTCAAGGTTTGTTCTTCACCAAaagatttcgttttctgatAGTGGAAGAGTGTCACCTAAATACGTTCAAATAGGCTCATACAGCTTTCTCGTATTTCCCTTTTATTCCAAAACAGAAGAAGCAGCCGTGTATTATTGGAATAAAGATGAAGATAGATTTGTAGTGTTTAGTCGGTTGCCAGTGAAAGGAGGTCAAAACGTTGAACACATTGTTGTCGGAAATCGTCATTGTCTTGGCTTCCCACTTCGTTCTTGGGATCCTGAAACATTTGGTTTGAGTTCTAAGATATTTTGTTGGTCAGGAAGTCATTTTGTTCATCATCAGACGCTACCTGACGGGAACAAACGAGCCTTTTCTATGATCTCATATGCTGTTGGTAGTCTGACGTACTTAGTTGTTGCCTATCACTATGACAGATTGCTAAAGAGCCACACTAAGGCCTACTCGGACATCTACGTTTGGGATTCCTCGCAGCAAAAGTTCACGCTTATTCGTTCATTTCCCACGCCAGTGGCAACAGAATTAGATGCATTCAAAATTGGAAATCAGCAGTATTTGACTGTCGCTAATTTAGGAACCGATAATACTAATCCAGTAGCGTCGACTATCTACCGAGTTGAAGGCCCAGAGCTAACCGTTCACCAAGAAATACAAGCAATCCGGATTTATGAGATGAAATCTTTTTCACATCGTGATAAAACGTTCTTGGCTATTTCAACAGAAGATGAAAGTCACCCAACGTCAATCTATCGCTGGCAATCACCCTGA
- the LOC136184369 gene encoding thrombospondin-type laminin G domain and EAR repeat-containing protein-like, with amino-acid sequence MLFDITKICFLVVFVVRVTSSLPVSQQNEDSSLLKVKSQLAGLERRVNTHCDSDGLGGVFVNFTSVSAEKSFHVLPFSIDGNDYLYLPGKRSMVYQIRESHLRGENPLLAPHQHIRLPSDSSQALGAEFMKIGRRRFLSTTHNRGCEIREWRGSRFLLHQNIVFAFAEKVSPKYVQISSYSFLILPFYYDTAEEAAVYYWNKDKDKFDLFDRLPVTGGHNVAHIVVGNRHCLGFPRRAYDLEEGLNSKIFCWSGSHFVHHQTLLDRDKRAFSMISYSVGSLTYLVVAYHYDRLLESHTKAYSDIYVWNSWQQKFTLIHSFPTPVATHLDAFKIGNQQYLTVANLGTDNTNPVASTIYRVEGPELTVHQEIQAIRIYEMKSFSHRNKTFLAIATADESHPTSIYRWQSP; translated from the exons ATGCTCTTTGACATCACCAAAATttgttttctcgtcgtctttgtcgttAGAGTGACAT CTTCTCTTCCTGTCTCGCAACAGAATGAAGACTCTTCATTGCTT AAAGTGAAGTCACAATTAGCAGGTTTGGAAAGAAGG GTCAACACTCATTGTGATAGCGATGGCTTAGGAG GTGTGTTTGTCAACTTTACCTCAGTTTCAGCCGAAAAAAGCTTTCATGTTTTGCCGTTTTCAATTGATGGAAACGACTACTTGTACCTACCTGGTAAACGCTCGATGGTTTACCAAATTCGAGAATCTCATTTGAGAGGGGAAAATCCGTTGTTGGCTCCCCACCAGCACATCCGTTTGCCTAGCGACTCGTCACAAGCTTTAGGTGCTGAGTTCATGAAAATTGGACGAAGACGCTTTCTTTCAACTACGCATAATCGCGGCTGTGAAATCCGCGAATGGCGTGGGTCAAGGTTTCTTCTTCACCAGAATATTGTATTTGCTTTTGCAGAGAAAGTGTCACCAAAATATGTTCAAATAAGCTCATACAGCTTCCTTATATTGCCATTCTACTACGACACAGCAGAAGAAGCGGCGGTGTACTATTGGAATAAAGACAAAGATAAATTTGATCTGTTTGATCGATTGCCAGTGACAGGGGGTCACAACGTGGCACATATTGTGGTAGGAAATCGTCATTGTCTTGGCTTCCCAAGACGTGCGTATGATTTGGAAGAAGGTTTGAATTCCAAGATATTTTGTTGGTCAGGAAGTCATTTTGTTCATCATCAGACGCTACTTGACAGGGACAAACGCGCCTTTTCTATGATCTCATACTCTGTTGGTAGTCTGACGTACTTAGTTGTTGCCTATCACTATGATAGATTGCTAGAGAGCCACACTAAGGCATACTCGGACATCTACGTTTGGAATTCCTGGCAGCAAAAGTTCACGCTCATTCATTCCTTTCCCACGCCAGTAGCAACACACTTAGACGCATTCAAAATTGGAAATCAGCAGTATTTGACTGTCGCTAATTTAGGAACCGATAATACTAATCCAGTAGCGTCAACTATCTACCGAGTTGAAGGCCCAGAGCTAACCGTTCACCAAGAAATACAAGCAATCCGGATTTATGAGATGAAATCTTTTTCACATCGTAATAAAACGTTCTTGGCTATTGCAACAGCAGATGAAAGTCACCCAACGTCAATTTATCGCTGGCAATCACCCTAA
- the LOC136184394 gene encoding uncharacterized protein — MLFDITKAFCFLVVFVRVTTSLSVSQRNEDSSLLLQFEKVKSHLAALERKVNIRCDSNGVGGVFVNFTSVSAGKSYHVLPFSIDGDDYLYLPGKRSMVYRIR, encoded by the exons ATGCTCTTTGACATCACCAAAGCCTTttgttttctcgtcgtctttgttagagtgACAA CGTCTCTTTCTGTCTCACAGCGGAATGAAGATTCTTCATTGCTCCTTCAATTTGAG AAAGTGAAGTCACATTTAGCAGCTTTGGAAAGAAAG GTCAACATCCGTTGTGATAGCAATGGCGTAGGAG GTGTGTTTGTCAACTTTACCTCAGTTTCAGCCGGAAAAAGCTATCATGTTTTGCCGTTTTCAATTGATGGAGATGACTACTTGTACCTACCTGGTAAACGCTCAATGGTTTACCGAATTCGATAA